A region from the Leucoraja erinacea ecotype New England chromosome 18, Leri_hhj_1, whole genome shotgun sequence genome encodes:
- the LOC129705917 gene encoding maestro heat-like repeat-containing protein family member 1: MYSSAKSFSVALLKMTEEEDEICQQKISNTLHTLGCHHPEIVLTACHDYLSHRSIHTASQGIVVLEIITRIIKDTLDQISQATAEQVISSAVLWVTMSGTKAEIQEVASNLLAAMSFRFINEIVQLMMVNFKHGHLPHIYMVKTLTKMSTENVYGMVPFLKAILNTMIPVIIKVREDEMKSVFASAIGSFSQSILNYLGNSEKGLDPTITRKSFFTEISVIYSLLFQVWLEKEPSKFNIPTVEALGYVSNLLPKDKLDEELPKLILGILTLYEKQVGHFSITECLCRVLESATEMRCVGLKTLMDNLLNSLHQQICLSVDLNKQLPTRSQIAILSCFTVLASTYTDSVFNFLLGKLENSDQRMRAGTLYVLRHLISSSSSHLEGQKTQIMAAIKPVILDTSSNMEKKHVAQVICAMAQQGYLEPEGGEVMVEFLIEQCNIPTDSRTTAVYSHQLDQVTNEDLVSICETVTFIITDIMKMEAVLWPFLLGCVTKTQYTKALTTICNCLTHIAKRKLQTSGERFLPIYDENLPKAQALLARLFLTSCCPYQGGSRGAAALRLLQALSFSIHPAIVSDWEEQLPSLTDYLLDNSEVSLPQQEWEEKLLLFLSRTLNAIDDEEWTSTLSDEMCKQIDTNYCGPQEKAFFYKSLGTVLHQMPSKNIKKELHQMLQNVQHSESAERESVAIAFGLCAMTHFDDTLGTLEEFAQSSRFKNMNSFFNILRDKSDVNGDKAKSTLVLCYGNMALYAPEELALSRIETHILPAVINQFNPCRQGIKPESKDLTLKLSLIKTVTLIARSLLSSHQMVPFNFSRKGELLRFMQQLIEAEPPDLLHGPVRQLAMKACTYLVQLHSDSKLTDTSRLVQTCVMSVFSLGSSELQKNEINGNTKEPPTLFVQTMAALQELLKQILLQDMSSEGFQAIFIQLEHWIMSRKDYERERAMATTLELLKYYLEALYFKNVMPLNNLGTLIGQLMPRSADPSVAVGQLAVESLYIILTIQLLYESANLDQHNRDLEVLKAVQDQLVNRDSSIFFQTCCQITEVISKCLPHDQLANLVFALFKGLADQHPCCSSAAAIFMKAIIERRGSELWDQVSEIFSVLRVPLMCTPYKMVKLSVLRSIAILASHNTATVVSYLLTYNITSDEYFSAIWRSLAEERQCALLTITELLDTLNKQLCSGVKGAHSTSGSLPQPSALESLAPMYALYEMIITPESQETVNNLFPQLFSTLLVHHCSSVNVRLPKIFVPHNDSKQRELSAEPETSSSRNMCENCVNMLIKLLNLSHNEQVVHFMVESGGWEQMMDLRKSHRGVMLLAKAMVQCAIPGLPVIVAQLAAFILTVQDCQKVTVAAFFGEVLKSPLAVQMQLTEILMNRLLRCLLNTSAVVQFLCVRGLGNITSGAPYSIEKYSRPVLCAMISLIALGENDNEVLMFEVLLCLSRYLEQLRANTIRPFILKIFTGIQPFFEAKSDKVRAEAFWLLGKLAKCASRDPQSYLYRQFHSNFVCLLLHLNGNSKEVSSACNSTLRLVIPLLGSAEVFSKLEQQLREPVLDYTEFLRDISKQLIKDFPDRVHSYVTDCTSFFNNPKEQIRANAVTLSAFFFQHIEVHSKPAQRATWWNKYKHSI; encoded by the coding sequence ATGTACAGTAGTGCAAAATCATTCTCAGTTGCACTGCTGAAAATGACTGAAGAGGAAGACGAAATTTGTCAGCAGAAAATATCAAACACCCTCCACACACTGGGTTGTCATCATCCAGAAATAGTATTAACTGCCTGTCACGACTATCTATCCCACAGGAGCATACACACAGCTTCACAGGGGATTGTAGTCTTAGAAATTATAACAAGGATTATCAAAGACACCCTTGACCAAATTAGCCAGGCAACAGCGGAACAAGTTATCTCTTCAGCTGTGCTGTGGGTGACAATGTCAGGAACCAAAGCTGAGATCCAGGAAGTTGCAAGCAACCTCCTGGCTGCCATGAGCTTCAGGTTTATAAATGAAATTGTCCAACTGATGATGGTGAATTTTAAACATGGCCACCTTCCACACATTTACATGGTGAAGACATTGACCAAAATGTCAACAGAAAATGTGTACGGCATGGTGCCATTCCTCAAAGCTATCTTGAATACCATGATCCCAGTTATCATTAAAGTTAGAGAGGATGAGATGAAGTCTGTATTTGCCTCAGCAATAGGTAGTTTCAGTCAGAGCATCCTAAACTACCTAGGAAATAGTGAGAAAGGGTTAGACCCGACAATCACCAGAAAGTCTTTCTTTACTGAGATTAGTGTAATCTATAGTCTGTTGTTTCAGGTGTGGCTTGAGAAGGAGCCCTCCAAGTTCAACATCCCCACAGTGGAAGCGCTTGGCTATGTCAGCAACCTACTGCCCAAGGACAAACTAGATGAGGAGTTGCCCAAGTTAATTCTAGGCATCCTGACACTCTACGAGAAACAGGTGGGGCATTTTTCCATCACAGAGTGTTTGTGTCGGGTACTGGAAAGTGCTACAGAAATGAGGTGTGTTGGGCTGAAAACACTGATGGACAATCTACTCAACAGTCTTCACCAGCAGATCTGTCTATCAGTGGATCTTAATAAGCAGCTTCCAACCAGAAGTCAAATTGCAATCCTTTCCTGTTTCACAGTTCTGGCATCGACTTACACAGATTCAGTCTTTAACTTTCTCTTGGGGAAGTTAGAAAACAGTGATCAGCGAATGAGAGCAGGAACGCTTTACGTGCTGAGACATCTCATCAGCTCTTCCTCCTCACACCTGGAGGGACAGAAGACCCAGATCATGGCTGCAATAAAACCAGTCATTCTGGACACGAGCAGCAATATGGAGAAGAAGCACGTTGCTCAGGTAATATGTGCCATGGCCCAACAAGGATATCTTGAGCCAGAGGGAGGAGAGGTAATGGTGGAATTCCTCATCGAACAGTGTAATATACCCACTGATTCAAGAACCACGGCAGTATACAGCCACCAACTAGATCAGGTTACAAATGAAGATTTAGTTTCAATATGTGAAACAGTAACGTTTATTATTACAGATATAATGAAAATGGAAGCTGTTCTCTGGCCATTCCTATTGGGATGTGTCACAAAGACCCAGTATACCAAGGCTTTAACAACAATCTGCAATTGCTTAACACATATAGCAAAAAGGAAACTACAAACTAGCGGTGAAAGGTTTCTACCCATTTATGATGAGAATCTCCCGAAAGCACAGGCACTGTTGGCCCGACTCTTCCTTACTTCTTGTTGCCCTTATCAGGGAGGAAGCCGAGGTGCTGCTGCACTGAGACTATTGCAAGCTCTGAGCTTCAGTATTCATCCAGCAATAGTGTCAGACTGGGAAGAGCAACTTCCGTCATTAACTGACTATTTACTGGATAATTCAGAAGTATCTCTACCACAACAGGAATGGGAGGAGAAACTGCTGCTTTTCTTGTCTAGAACCCTGAATGCCATTGACGATGAGGAATGGACAAGCACGCTGAGTGATGAAATGTGCAAACAGATTGACACTAACTACTGTGGCCCACAAGAAAAAGCTTTCTTCTATAAATCTCTTGGAACAGTGCTCCACCAGATGCCTAGTAAGAACATAAAGAAAGAGCTTCATCAAATGTTACAGAATGTGCAGCATAGTGAGAGTGCAGAAAGAGAGAGTGTAGCCATTGCCTTTGGTCTGTGTGCCATGACCCACTTTGATGATACACTTGGTACCCTGGAGGAATTTGCACAATCCAGCAGGTTCAAGAACATGAATAGTTTCTTCAATATACTTCGAGATAAATCTGATGTGAATGGAGATAAAGCTAAAAGCACACTGGTTCTCTGCTATGGGAACATGGCACTCTATGCACCTGAGGAACTAGCTCTCTCCAGAATTGAGACTCACATTCTGCCAGCTGTGATAAATCAATTTAATCCTTGTCGGCAAGGAATAAAGCCTGAATCTAAAGATCTCACATTGAAGCTCAGTCTGATAAAGACAGTGACTCTGATAGCTAGATCCCTACTTTCAAGTCATCAAATGGTTCCCTTCAACTTCAGCAGGAAAGGGGAGCTTCTGAGATTCATGCAGCAACTCATTGAGGCTGAGCCACCAGACCTGCTACACGGTCCTGTTCGACAATTAGCCATGAAGGCCTGCACATACCTTGTACAATTACACTCTGATTCAAAACTAACTGACACTTCACGGCTGGTTCAAACCTGCGTGATGAGCGTTTTTAGCTTGGGGTCTTCTGAACTGCAGAAGAACGAGATCAATGGAAACACCAAGGAGCCTCCAACACTTTTTGTCCAAACTATGGCAGCTCTGCAAGAACTTCTGAAGCAAATTTTACTTCAGGACATGTCTTCTGAAGGTTTTCAGGCAATATTCATTCAACTAGAACACTGGATCATGTCGAGAAAGGACTACGAAAGAGAAAGAGCAATGGCCACTACTTTAGAGCTGCTGAAATATTACTTGGAGGCACTCTATTTTAAGAATGTCATGCCACTAAATAACTTGGGGACTCTAATTGGACAACTGATGCCCCGCAGTGCAGATCCATCAGTAGCCGTTGGGCAGTTGGCCGTGGAGAGCTTGTACATTATCCTGACCATTCAGTTATTATATGAAAGCGCCAACCTAGACCAGCATAACAGGGACCTTGAGGTTCTAAAAGCAGTCCAAGACCAGTTAGTCAACCGCGACAGTTCAATTTTCTTCCAAACATGCTGTCAGATCACAGAAGTCATCTCCAAATGTTTGCCCCATGACCAATTGGCCAACTTAGTCTTTGCACTCTTCAAAGGACTGGCTGACCAGCACCCTTGTTGTTCCAGTGCAGCAGCGATCTTCATGAAAGCCATCATCGAAAGACGTGGCAGTGAACTTTGGGACCAGGTCTCCGAAATCTTTAGCGTGCTGAGGGTTCCATTGATGTGCACTCCTTACAAGATGGTGAAACTTTCAGTTTTACGCAGCATTGCCATTCTTGCTTCGCATAACACAGCAACAGTCGTCTCCTATCTCCTCACTTACAATATTACTTCTGACGAGTATTTCAGTGCAATTTGGAGATCACTTGCCGAGGAAAGACAATGTGCCCTGCTGACAATAACAGAACTGTTGGATACACTAAACAAACAGCTATGCTCTGGGGTAAAGGGGGCCCATTCTACCAGTGGGAGCCTGCCTCAACCTTCAGCTCTTGAATCTCTAGCGCCTATGTATGCATTGTATGAAATGATAATCACACCGGAGTCTCAAGAGACTGTAAACAATTTATTCCCCCAGTTATTCAGCACACTGCTTGTCCATCACTGCTCCTCTGTCAATGTACGCCTACCCAAGATTTTTGTTCCCCATAATGATTCAAAGCAGAGAGAACTTTCAGCTGAGCCGGAGACATCTAGCAGCAGAAACATGTGTGAGAACTGTGTGAATATGCTAATAAAACTGCTGAATCTGTCACACAATGAACAAGTGGTGCATTTCATGGTGGAAAGTGGAGGCTGGGAACAGATGATGGACCTGCGAAAGTCCCACAGGGGGGTTATGCTACTGGCCAAAGCAATGGTCCAATGTGCTATCCCTGGTCTACCTGTGATTGTAGCACAGCTAGCAGCCTTCATTCTCACTGTGCAAGACTGTCAGAAAGTCACTGTGGCTGCTTTCTTTGGAGAAGTTTTAAAGTCTCCACTGGCTGTGCAAATGCAGCTCACGGAAATCCTGATGAACAGGTTGCTTCGATGCTTACTTAacacttctgcagttgtgcagtttCTCTGTGTCCGAGGTTTAGGCAACATTACATCTGGAGCTCCTTACAGCATTGAGAAATATTCCCGACCAGTGCTGTGTGCAATGATATCGCTGATCGCATTGGGGGAAAATGATAACGAGGTGCTTATGTTTGAGGTTCTGTTGTGCCTGTCAAGGTATTTAGAGCAGTTGCGAGCAAATACCATCAGACCCTTTATATTAAAAATCTTCACTGGAATCCAACCATTTTTTGAAGCCAAAAGTGATAAAGTGCGAGCTGAGGCATTTTGGCTGTTGGGGAAATTAGCCAAATGTGCAAGTAGAGATCCCCAATCTTACTTGTACCGACAATTCCATTCAAACTTTGTTTGCCTGTTGTTGCACCTGAATGGAAACAGTAAGGAGGTGAGCAGTGCTTGTAATTCAACCCTTCGACTGGTCATTCCCCTTCTTGGTTCAGCCGAAGTATTCTCAAAGCTTGAGCAACAGTTGAGGGAGCCTGTCCTGGATTACACAGAGTTCTTGAGAGATATTTCAAAACAATTAATTAAGGATTTCCCTGATAGAGTCCATTCATATGTGACAGACTGCACATCCTTCTTTAATAATCCAAAGGAACAGATCCGTGCAAATGCTGTGACTCTTTCAGCTTTCTTTTTCCAGCATATAGAAGTTCATTCCAAACCTGCCCAAAGAGCCACCTGGTGGAATAAATACAAACACTCTATCTGA